In the Ipomoea triloba cultivar NCNSP0323 chromosome 6, ASM357664v1 genome, one interval contains:
- the LOC116023082 gene encoding B3 domain-containing protein At1g05920-like → MGSFYGCLSWQNNVVKSVVQSTAPSNTPESVISHSSGSDDDRASLKYDEAVAEKVNNSKKRKRGSSRMPNNGPEPPPGLPVEFRNFILQLAGNRAVCVEKLVIQKKLTNTDVKSTQNRLSIPARLVREEFLTEEEHLLLCQHNGKNVCSIEVPLITPMMEVAKGSLRRWEMKKERGHSSVSYVIANTWNEIRRRNKFESKMIVQLWAIRVDVDLWMALVRLS, encoded by the coding sequence ATGGGTTCATTTTATGGCTGCTTATCTTGGCAGAATAATGTTGTGAAGTCAGTGGTGCAAAGTACAGCACCAAGCAACACCCCCGAATCTGTTATTTCACATTCCAGTGGCAGTGATGATGACAGAGCTTCTTTAAAGTATGATGAGGCTGTGGCAGAGAAGGTCAATAATTCCAAGAAGCGAAAGAGGGGAAGTAGTAGGATGCCTAACAACGGTCCAGAACCACCACCAGGACTACCAGTTGAATTCAGAAATTTCATTCTCCAATTGGCTGGTAATCGGGCAGTATGTGTTGAGAAATTGGTGATTCAAAAGAAGCTTACCAACACAGATGTAAAAAGCACCCAGAATAGGCTGTCAATCCCAGCAAGGCTTGTGAGAGAGGAGTTCCTTACGGAAGAAGAGCATCTTCTACTTTGTCAGCACAATGGGAAGAATGTGTGTTCTATAGAAGTTCCATTGATCACACCAATGATGGAAGTGGCAAAGGGGAGCTTGAGGAGGTGGGAGATGAAGAAAGAAAGAGGACATTCCAGTGTGTCTTATGTCATAGCTAACACTTGGAATGAAATCAGAAGACGGAATAAATTTGAAAGCAAGATGATAGTTCAATTGTGGGCTATTCGGGTTGATGTAGACTTGTGGATGGCTCTAGTTAGGCTGTCTTGA